In Bradyrhizobium sp. 1(2017), one DNA window encodes the following:
- a CDS encoding universal stress protein, with protein sequence MYANILLSTDGSEVANKGVKHGIALAKAVGARATIITVTEGMYIDYGSGHAGGYIPTQEEMDKFNAAQREGASKILHEARTVAEQSGVSAELLHIPDAHPATAIVETAKSRGCDLIVMSSHGRRGLKRLFLGSQTSEVLANGSVPVLVVV encoded by the coding sequence ATGTACGCCAATATTCTCTTGAGCACGGATGGATCAGAAGTCGCGAACAAGGGCGTGAAGCATGGCATTGCCCTGGCAAAGGCCGTTGGCGCCAGAGCGACAATCATCACCGTCACTGAAGGGATGTACATCGACTATGGAAGCGGACACGCCGGAGGGTACATTCCCACGCAGGAGGAAATGGATAAATTCAATGCCGCTCAGAGAGAAGGCGCGAGCAAAATTCTCCATGAGGCCCGAACTGTAGCGGAGCAGTCCGGTGTATCTGCTGAACTGTTGCACATTCCAGACGCCCATCCCGCCACCGCGATCGTCGAAACTGCCAAGTCCAGGGGATGCGATTTGATCGTGATGTCGTCTCATGGGCGCCGCGGACTCAAGAGGCTCTTCCTGGGAAGTCAGACATCAGAGGTCTTGGCTAACGGAAGCGTGCCGGTGCTGGTGGTGGTGTAG
- a CDS encoding phytochelatin synthase family protein translates to MKRWHRVSIGSMVIAVGLVCAGALVVSRSHVPPEAIASSVTRTPELMERAWHLPVAATFQRRVDWQSNGSRCGPAAVANAYRSLGEAATTEGKVLAGTWSCWTGVCMMGLTLDELAEVAQSRTSRKVTILRDLGETQFLEHLRRSNDPGRRYIVNFDRAPIFGAGSGHHSPIGGYFEAEDLVFVLDVNFDFQPWLVERKRLFDAVNTFDGDKKRGLLVIE, encoded by the coding sequence ATGAAGCGATGGCACCGCGTAAGCATCGGCAGCATGGTAATCGCCGTGGGCCTGGTGTGCGCCGGGGCCCTGGTGGTCAGTCGATCGCACGTTCCCCCGGAAGCCATAGCTTCATCGGTCACGCGTACGCCTGAGCTCATGGAGCGGGCGTGGCACCTGCCCGTGGCAGCCACATTCCAACGACGCGTCGATTGGCAATCGAACGGCTCTCGCTGCGGACCTGCCGCTGTTGCGAATGCGTACCGGTCTCTTGGCGAGGCGGCAACCACGGAGGGCAAGGTGTTGGCCGGCACGTGGAGCTGCTGGACAGGCGTGTGCATGATGGGTCTCACGCTCGACGAGCTCGCCGAAGTCGCCCAGTCCCGCACCAGCCGGAAAGTTACGATCTTGCGCGATCTCGGTGAGACGCAGTTTCTGGAGCATCTCCGTCGCTCGAACGATCCGGGGCGACGCTACATCGTGAATTTCGATCGCGCCCCAATTTTTGGTGCCGGGAGCGGACACCATTCCCCAATTGGCGGCTATTTCGAAGCCGAGGACCTCGTTTTCGTGCTCGATGTCAATTTCGATTTCCAGCCATGGCTCGTCGAGCGGAAGCGGCTGTTCGACGCCGTCAATACGTTCGACGGCGACAAGAAGCGGGGGTTGCTGGTCATCGAGTGA
- a CDS encoding dodecin family protein — protein MPESVYKVIELIGTSKDSWEKAAANAVEQAAKSLRDLRIAEVVKLDMQLDDKGKVEAYRAKLNVSFKFEGT, from the coding sequence ATGCCCGAGAGCGTCTACAAGGTCATTGAACTGATCGGTACCAGCAAAGACTCGTGGGAGAAGGCGGCCGCCAATGCGGTCGAGCAGGCTGCCAAATCTCTGCGAGATCTTCGCATTGCAGAGGTCGTCAAGCTCGATATGCAACTGGACGACAAGGGAAAAGTCGAGGCCTATCGCGCCAAGCTCAACGTATCGTTCAAGTTCGAGGGCACCTGA
- a CDS encoding GcrA family cell cycle regulator — translation MGWDAKDIGLLIRLWSSGQSAAEIARRLGCSRNAVCGMLTRQGLKRGHKPPTARPKIRPPPKLRPTSAACARPVAKKVSRNAAESQQPKQFSKQQLYEMLAEAVKNTG, via the coding sequence ATGGGATGGGATGCGAAAGACATAGGGCTCCTCATCAGGCTCTGGTCCTCAGGACAGAGCGCGGCGGAGATAGCGCGTCGGCTCGGATGCAGTCGTAACGCGGTCTGCGGCATGCTGACACGTCAGGGGCTTAAGCGAGGCCACAAGCCGCCCACGGCAAGGCCCAAGATAAGGCCGCCCCCGAAGCTGAGGCCGACGTCGGCAGCGTGCGCCCGTCCAGTCGCAAAGAAGGTGTCGCGGAACGCAGCGGAGAGCCAGCAGCCCAAGCAATTCAGCAAGCAGCAGCTTTACGAGATGCTGGCTGAGGCGGTCAAAAATACTGGCTGA
- a CDS encoding helix-turn-helix transcriptional regulator, whose product MRPNGIALGPPAGDVTPAVLAIGRSDFPNVLIETLRRQADVGHCMVFSLSRAGAARCLLDAGNIPIGGDLGAAYAGQFHESDPNRDALFEGEGSAPIMLPSFAPRMYGARYRKIFFQDSGIVDKCATAIWTDDTCFYVNFYRIAAQGRFSAAQRARLGAIAPAIAASVARHFQEKPTPDLATLFATRAPLAALTPREQEVCRRILLGFSSEAISQELGISLHSTLTYRKRAYERLGISSQNELFGIVLRLLSGPHGLN is encoded by the coding sequence ATGCGACCCAACGGGATAGCCCTTGGTCCGCCGGCTGGCGACGTCACGCCCGCGGTGCTCGCGATCGGCCGCTCCGATTTCCCCAACGTCCTGATCGAAACGCTGCGCCGGCAGGCCGATGTCGGTCATTGCATGGTGTTTTCGCTGTCGCGCGCCGGTGCTGCGCGCTGCCTGCTCGATGCCGGCAACATCCCGATCGGCGGCGACCTCGGCGCGGCCTATGCCGGCCAGTTCCACGAATCCGACCCCAACCGCGATGCGCTGTTCGAAGGCGAGGGCAGTGCGCCGATCATGCTGCCGTCCTTCGCGCCGCGCATGTACGGCGCGCGCTACCGGAAGATCTTCTTCCAGGATTCCGGCATCGTCGACAAATGCGCGACCGCGATCTGGACTGACGACACCTGCTTCTACGTCAATTTCTACCGCATCGCTGCGCAGGGCCGCTTCAGCGCCGCGCAGCGCGCGCGGCTCGGGGCGATCGCGCCGGCGATCGCGGCGAGTGTCGCGCGCCATTTTCAGGAGAAGCCGACGCCCGATCTCGCGACGCTGTTCGCGACGCGCGCGCCGCTGGCTGCGCTGACGCCGCGCGAGCAGGAGGTCTGCCGCCGCATCCTGTTGGGCTTCAGCTCCGAAGCGATCTCGCAAGAACTCGGCATCAGCCTGCATTCGACGCTGACCTACCGCAAGCGCGCCTATGAGCGGCTCGGCATCTCCTCGCAGAACGAATTATTCGGAATCGTGCTGCGACTGCTCTCGGGACCGCACGGTCTGAACTGA
- a CDS encoding LysR family transcriptional regulator has product MDRLDELATFVAIMEVGSLAGAAKRLKRSPPAITRALAALEERVGRRLVERTTRRLAPTDAGRRFAERARELVNGYSTVMSRLVETEGAPLHGLLRIAAPTIFGRRHVAPIVSSFLDAHPAIRIELIMGERSLDLIDEGIDVAIRIGQPRDSRLVVRSVGAVRRVLVASPTYLRNQPEIRHPRDIARHDVVFFSGFAGPTELRFQNRGRLHTVRVMPRLMTTDLDTVIAAVTSGQGIARLLSYQVNAEISSGKLARLLPAYEPPVVPVQVVTPGSRRAAPAVRAFTDHAATSLRTLSVIRA; this is encoded by the coding sequence ATGGACAGGCTCGATGAACTTGCGACTTTCGTTGCGATAATGGAGGTCGGAAGCCTCGCAGGCGCGGCGAAGCGATTGAAGCGCTCGCCTCCCGCAATCACTCGTGCGCTTGCGGCACTCGAGGAAAGGGTTGGAAGACGATTGGTGGAGCGCACAACCCGGCGTCTTGCTCCGACAGATGCCGGCCGCCGCTTCGCCGAGCGGGCCCGCGAGCTGGTCAACGGCTACTCGACCGTCATGAGCCGACTTGTCGAGACGGAAGGGGCACCGCTGCACGGTCTCCTGCGAATAGCCGCCCCCACCATCTTCGGACGCCGTCATGTCGCTCCGATTGTGTCGAGCTTCCTTGACGCTCATCCGGCGATACGTATCGAACTCATCATGGGCGAAAGATCGCTCGACCTGATCGATGAAGGCATCGATGTCGCGATCCGGATAGGTCAGCCGCGCGACTCGCGCCTGGTCGTCAGATCCGTGGGGGCCGTCCGTCGCGTCCTGGTGGCGAGCCCCACCTACTTGCGCAACCAACCCGAGATTCGACATCCCCGGGACATAGCGAGGCACGATGTCGTGTTCTTTTCCGGATTTGCCGGGCCGACCGAACTGCGGTTCCAGAATCGAGGTCGCCTGCACACGGTTCGCGTGATGCCGCGCCTCATGACGACGGACCTCGACACGGTCATCGCCGCCGTGACGTCGGGCCAGGGCATCGCTCGACTGTTGTCCTATCAGGTCAATGCCGAGATTTCGTCGGGAAAGCTCGCGCGTCTTCTTCCGGCATATGAGCCGCCGGTCGTACCGGTCCAGGTCGTGACCCCGGGCTCCCGGCGCGCGGCCCCGGCTGTCAGGGCCTTCACGGATCACGCCGCTACCTCGCTCCGAACCCTGTCCGTCATCCGCGCGTGA
- a CDS encoding LLM class flavin-dependent oxidoreductase: MKFGIFYELQLPRPWVAGDELRLYQNALSQMELADKLGYDHAWVVEHHFLEEYSHSPSPESFLAAASQRTQRIRLGHGILQLTTNHPARVAERVAVLDLLSNGRCEFGMGESASITELTPFGRDMETKKEVFEEAVAAIFPMFKDAGSEHHGKYFDIPLRNVVPKPVQKPHPPLWMACSQLPTIERAGRHGFGALGFQFVSADAAHAWVHAYYNAMTKRLHKLADYEINPNMALVSFFMCAKTDEEARARADGATFFQFALRFYGASQNRQRPAPYTVNMWDEYNKWKRDNPEAQEAALRGGLIGSPETIRKKLKRFQSSHIDQVILLNQAGKNSHEHICESLELFGREVMPEFQNDPAQAAWKQGVMSGEIKLEEIDTEAFTDRYGKLAINVAPVKAAAG, translated from the coding sequence ATGAAGTTCGGCATCTTCTATGAGCTCCAATTGCCGCGGCCCTGGGTGGCCGGTGACGAGCTCAGGCTCTACCAGAACGCGCTGTCGCAGATGGAGCTTGCCGACAAGCTCGGCTACGACCATGCCTGGGTCGTCGAGCATCATTTCCTGGAAGAATATTCGCACTCGCCTTCGCCGGAATCCTTCCTCGCCGCGGCCAGCCAGCGCACGCAGAGGATCAGGCTCGGCCACGGCATCCTCCAGCTCACCACCAACCATCCGGCGCGCGTTGCCGAGCGCGTCGCGGTGCTCGACCTGCTCTCGAACGGCCGCTGCGAGTTCGGCATGGGCGAGAGCGCCTCGATCACCGAGCTCACCCCGTTCGGCCGCGACATGGAGACCAAGAAGGAGGTGTTCGAGGAGGCCGTCGCCGCGATCTTCCCGATGTTCAAGGACGCCGGCAGCGAGCATCACGGCAAATATTTCGACATCCCCCTGCGCAATGTCGTGCCGAAGCCGGTGCAGAAGCCGCACCCGCCGCTGTGGATGGCCTGCTCGCAGCTGCCGACCATCGAGCGTGCCGGCCGCCACGGTTTCGGTGCGCTCGGCTTCCAGTTCGTCAGCGCGGACGCGGCCCACGCCTGGGTGCACGCTTATTACAATGCGATGACCAAGCGGCTGCACAAGCTCGCGGATTACGAGATCAACCCGAACATGGCGCTGGTCTCGTTCTTCATGTGCGCCAAGACCGACGAGGAGGCGCGCGCGCGTGCCGACGGTGCCACCTTCTTCCAGTTCGCGCTGCGCTTCTACGGCGCCTCGCAGAACCGCCAGCGGCCCGCGCCGTACACCGTCAACATGTGGGACGAATACAACAAATGGAAGCGCGACAATCCGGAAGCGCAGGAGGCGGCGTTGCGCGGCGGCCTGATCGGCTCGCCCGAGACCATCCGGAAGAAACTGAAGCGCTTCCAGTCCTCGCACATCGATCAGGTCATCCTGCTCAACCAGGCCGGCAAGAACAGCCACGAGCACATCTGCGAATCGCTGGAATTGTTCGGCCGCGAGGTGATGCCGGAGTTCCAGAACGATCCTGCGCAAGCCGCCTGGAAGCAGGGCGTGATGAGTGGCGAGATCAAGCTGGAAGAGATCGACACCGAGGCTTTTACGGACCGCTACGGCAAGCTCGCGATCAACGTGGCGCCAGTGAAGGCGGCGGCGGGCTAG
- the napE gene encoding periplasmic nitrate reductase, NapE protein: MSAPDDTTSRVRRKRMEIFAFLFLTAVVMPVLAVGTVGSYGLGVWIYQMFAGPPGPPPPH; the protein is encoded by the coding sequence ATGTCGGCCCCTGACGACACGACTTCGCGCGTGCGCCGTAAGCGCATGGAGATTTTTGCGTTCCTGTTCCTGACTGCGGTCGTGATGCCCGTGCTCGCGGTCGGAACCGTCGGCTCTTACGGCCTCGGCGTCTGGATCTACCAGATGTTTGCCGGCCCGCCCGGCCCGCCGCCCCCGCATTGA
- a CDS encoding chaperone NapD, which produces MANATLNRRALITGQVLSADRVIAPPGAEIASILVQARPERLAELEAEITALPGCEIHGRDSRGKLVVVTEAPDSGSLGTLLNTIQSLPNVYSAALVFHAIETA; this is translated from the coding sequence ATGGCCAACGCCACACTCAACCGCCGCGCCTTGATCACCGGCCAGGTTCTCAGCGCCGATCGCGTCATCGCGCCACCGGGCGCCGAGATCGCCAGCATCCTGGTGCAGGCGCGTCCCGAGCGTCTCGCCGAACTCGAAGCCGAGATCACCGCCTTGCCGGGCTGCGAGATCCACGGCCGCGATTCGCGCGGCAAGCTCGTCGTCGTGACCGAAGCGCCGGATAGCGGCAGCCTCGGCACCCTGCTCAACACCATCCAGTCGCTGCCGAACGTCTATTCCGCAGCGCTGGTCTTCCACGCCATCGAAACCGCCTAA
- the napA gene encoding nitrate reductase catalytic subunit NapA → MSSPKLDRRQMLKLEAAAIAAAAAGMPAPALAANLVTERDNSEMKWDKAPCRFCGTGCSVMVATKENRVVATHGDIKAEVNRGLNCVKGYFLSKIMYGHDRLTQPMLRKTGGKYDKNGEFTPVSWTEAFDIMELKWKEAIKKRGPNGVAMFGSGQWTIWEGYAASKLFKAGFRTNNIDPNARHCMASAVAGMMRTFGIDEPSGCYDDIEATDAFVLWGSNMAEMHPILWTRLADRRLSAPHVRVAVLSTFEHRSFDLADIGMVFAPQTDLYILNAIANHIIKTGRVNKDFVARHTVFKRGQTDIGYGLRPEHPLQKKATGAAKPNDATDMSYDEFVKFVSEYTLEKAAEMSGVPLNRLEALAELYADPKTKVVSFWTMGFNQHTRGVWCNNLVYNIHLLTGKISSPGNSPFSLTGQPSACGTAREVGTFSHRLPADMVVTNKAHRDHAEHIWQLPEGTIPDKNGAHAVLQSRMLKDGLINAYWVQVNNNLQAGPNINEEAYPGFRNPDNFIVVSDAYPTVTALAADLILPTAMWVEKEGAYGNAERRTQFWHQLVTAPGESKSDLWQLMEFSKRFKIEEVWPEELIAKKPDYRGKTLFDVLYKNGQIDKYPTSEIEAGYANDEAKAFGFYVQKGLFEEYAQFGRGHGHDLAPFDTYHRERGLRWPVVNGQETKWRFREGSDPYVKQGTDVQFYGFPDGKARIFALPFEPAAESPDKEYPLWLSTGRVLEHWHSGTMTRRVPELYKAFPEAVCFIHPDDAQEAKLRRGDEVKVVSRRGFIRARVETRGRDRPPRGLVFVPWFDESKLINKVTLDATDPISLQTDFKKCAVRIERVNLS, encoded by the coding sequence ATGTCATCGCCCAAGCTCGACCGCCGCCAGATGCTCAAGCTCGAGGCCGCCGCCATCGCGGCCGCCGCCGCCGGCATGCCCGCTCCGGCGCTCGCCGCCAACCTCGTCACCGAACGCGACAACAGCGAAATGAAATGGGACAAGGCCCCCTGCCGCTTCTGCGGCACCGGCTGCTCCGTGATGGTCGCGACCAAGGAGAACCGCGTCGTCGCCACCCACGGCGACATCAAGGCCGAGGTCAATCGCGGCCTCAACTGCGTCAAGGGCTACTTCCTCTCCAAGATCATGTACGGCCACGACCGCCTGACCCAGCCGATGCTGCGCAAGACGGGCGGCAAATACGACAAGAACGGCGAGTTCACGCCCGTATCGTGGACCGAGGCCTTCGACATCATGGAGCTGAAGTGGAAGGAGGCGATCAAGAAGCGCGGCCCGAACGGCGTCGCCATGTTCGGCTCTGGGCAATGGACGATCTGGGAAGGCTATGCCGCCTCGAAGCTGTTCAAGGCCGGCTTCCGCACCAACAACATCGATCCCAATGCGCGCCACTGCATGGCCTCGGCCGTCGCCGGCATGATGCGCACCTTTGGCATCGACGAGCCCTCCGGCTGCTATGACGACATCGAGGCGACCGATGCCTTCGTGCTGTGGGGCTCCAACATGGCGGAGATGCACCCGATCCTGTGGACGCGTCTGGCCGACCGCCGGCTCTCTGCGCCGCATGTCCGCGTCGCCGTGCTCTCGACCTTCGAGCACCGCTCGTTCGACCTCGCCGACATCGGCATGGTGTTTGCGCCGCAGACCGACCTGTACATCCTCAACGCCATCGCCAACCACATCATCAAGACCGGCCGGGTCAACAAGGACTTCGTCGCCAGGCATACCGTGTTCAAGCGCGGCCAGACCGACATCGGTTATGGCCTGCGGCCCGAGCATCCGCTACAGAAAAAGGCGACCGGCGCGGCGAAACCCAACGACGCCACCGACATGAGCTATGACGAGTTCGTCAAGTTCGTGTCAGAGTACACGCTGGAGAAGGCCGCCGAAATGTCGGGCGTGCCGCTCAACCGTCTGGAAGCGCTTGCCGAGCTCTACGCCGACCCGAAGACAAAGGTGGTCTCGTTCTGGACCATGGGCTTCAACCAGCACACCCGCGGCGTCTGGTGCAACAACCTCGTCTACAACATCCATCTTCTGACCGGAAAGATCTCCTCGCCCGGCAACAGCCCGTTCTCGCTGACCGGCCAGCCTTCGGCCTGCGGCACCGCCCGCGAGGTCGGCACCTTCTCGCACCGCCTGCCCGCCGACATGGTCGTGACCAACAAGGCGCATCGCGATCACGCCGAGCACATCTGGCAGCTGCCCGAGGGCACCATTCCCGACAAGAACGGCGCGCACGCCGTGCTGCAAAGCCGGATGCTGAAGGATGGCCTGATCAACGCCTATTGGGTACAGGTCAACAACAACCTCCAGGCCGGTCCCAACATCAACGAAGAGGCCTATCCCGGCTTCCGCAACCCCGACAATTTCATCGTGGTCTCGGATGCCTATCCGACCGTGACCGCGCTCGCCGCCGACCTCATTCTGCCGACGGCGATGTGGGTCGAGAAGGAAGGCGCCTACGGCAATGCCGAGCGGCGCACGCAGTTCTGGCACCAGCTCGTCACCGCGCCCGGCGAGTCGAAGTCCGATCTCTGGCAGCTCATGGAATTTTCCAAGCGCTTCAAGATCGAAGAGGTCTGGCCGGAGGAGCTGATCGCGAAGAAACCGGACTATCGCGGCAAGACGCTGTTCGACGTGCTCTACAAGAACGGCCAGATCGACAAATATCCGACCTCGGAGATCGAGGCCGGCTACGCCAACGATGAAGCGAAGGCGTTCGGCTTCTACGTGCAAAAGGGCCTGTTCGAGGAATATGCGCAGTTCGGGCGCGGCCACGGCCACGACCTCGCGCCGTTCGACACGTACCATCGCGAGCGCGGCCTGCGCTGGCCGGTCGTCAACGGCCAGGAAACGAAGTGGCGTTTCCGCGAGGGCAGCGATCCCTACGTCAAGCAGGGCACCGACGTGCAGTTCTACGGCTTCCCCGACGGCAAGGCGCGCATCTTCGCGCTTCCCTTCGAGCCGGCGGCGGAATCGCCCGACAAGGAATATCCGCTCTGGCTCTCGACCGGCCGCGTGCTGGAGCATTGGCATTCCGGCACCATGACGCGCCGCGTGCCCGAGCTCTACAAGGCTTTCCCCGAAGCCGTTTGCTTCATCCACCCCGACGACGCGCAGGAGGCGAAGCTTCGCCGCGGCGACGAGGTGAAAGTGGTCTCCCGCCGCGGCTTCATCCGCGCCCGCGTCGAGACGCGTGGCCGCGACCGGCCGCCGCGCGGCCTCGTCTTCGTGCCGTGGTTCGACGAATCCAAGCTGATCAACAAGGTGACGCTCGACGCCACCGATCCGATCTCGCTGCAGACCGACTTCAAGAAATGCGCCGTGCGCATCGAGCGGGTGAACCTGTCATGA
- a CDS encoding nitrate reductase cytochrome c-type subunit, whose protein sequence is MMKRFGIALLAVAIATGASSLTAQTVNSGLRGPTPLNDEGPAPPMLPNRNTAEKEVRNYPEQPPVIPHNIDGYQIDLNGNKCLSCHARARTAESQAPMVSITHFMDRDGQFLASISPRRFFCTECHVPQNTANPPVSNDFVDIDTLLSRASPGGRR, encoded by the coding sequence ATGATGAAACGATTTGGTATCGCCCTGCTGGCGGTCGCGATCGCCACGGGCGCGAGCTCGCTGACGGCGCAGACGGTGAATTCCGGCCTGCGCGGCCCGACCCCGCTCAACGACGAGGGTCCGGCGCCGCCGATGCTGCCGAACCGCAACACCGCCGAGAAGGAGGTGCGCAACTATCCGGAGCAGCCGCCGGTGATCCCGCACAATATCGACGGCTATCAGATCGATCTCAACGGCAACAAATGCCTGTCCTGCCACGCGCGGGCCCGCACCGCGGAATCGCAGGCGCCGATGGTCTCGATCACGCATTTCATGGACCGCGACGGCCAGTTCCTCGCCTCGATCTCGCCGCGGCGCTTCTTCTGCACCGAATGCCACGTGCCGCAGAACACCGCCAATCCGCCCGTCAGCAACGACTTCGTCGACATCGACACGCTGCTGTCGCGCGCAAGTCCGGGTGGCCGGCGATGA
- a CDS encoding NapC/NirT family cytochrome c, producing the protein MTTTADGPNAELKAKRGFIARSWAFVLELWQVLTRPSSVFALGTLVLAGFVAGVIFWGGFNTALELTNTEKFCTSCHEMKDNVYAELKSTIHFTNRSGVRATCPDCHVPHNWTDKIARKMQASKEVWGKIFGTIDTREKFQEHRLELAAHEWARFKANDSLECRNCHSADSMDITKQSPRASVAHQRFLFTKEKTCIDCHKGIAHQLPDMRGVPGWQ; encoded by the coding sequence ATGACGACGACCGCTGACGGGCCCAACGCGGAGCTGAAGGCCAAGCGCGGCTTCATCGCGCGGAGCTGGGCTTTCGTGCTCGAGCTCTGGCAGGTGCTGACCCGGCCGAGCTCGGTGTTCGCCCTCGGCACCCTGGTGCTGGCCGGCTTCGTTGCCGGCGTGATCTTCTGGGGCGGCTTCAACACGGCGCTGGAACTGACCAACACCGAGAAATTCTGCACCAGTTGCCACGAGATGAAGGACAACGTCTACGCCGAGCTGAAGTCGACCATCCACTTCACCAATCGCTCCGGCGTGCGCGCGACCTGTCCAGACTGCCACGTGCCGCACAACTGGACCGACAAGATCGCGCGCAAGATGCAGGCCTCCAAGGAGGTCTGGGGCAAGATCTTCGGCACGATCGACACCAGAGAGAAATTCCAGGAGCACCGCCTCGAACTGGCGGCACATGAATGGGCGCGCTTCAAGGCCAACGATTCCCTGGAATGCCGCAACTGCCATAGCGCCGATTCCATGGACATCACAAAACAGTCGCCGCGGGCCTCGGTGGCGCACCAGCGCTTCCTGTTCACGAAGGAGAAGACCTGCATCGACTGCCACAAGGGCATCGCCCACCAGCTGCCCGACATGCGCGGCGTTCCCGGCTGGCAGTAG